Within the Thiohalophilus sp. genome, the region GGCTGGCCGACGTGAATGACGGCGTGGAGTATGACTTGTATGCCGGTTATGCCGGTGAGTACCAGGGTTTTAGCTATGACCTGGGCTATGTCACCTATAACTACTCCGACGACTGGGATGATACCTATTCTGAAGTTGCGGCCAGTCTTGGTTATGGACCGATCAGCGTGGCTTACGCTGTCGGTGAATGGGACGGTTTTGGTACACCGGCTGATTACACTTTCCTGAGCGTGAGCGCCGAATACAAGGGTGCCTATATCACCTTTGGTTCCTGGGGTGATGAGTTCGAAGGTGACTATACCGAGCTGGGCTACAGCAAAACGGTCAGCGACGTTGATTACAGCGTTGCTCTGATCAACAACGATAAGAACCTCGATCTGCGCTCAAGCGCCAGTGACGGTTCTGTCGGCGAAACGGCCCTGACTTTCAGCATCGGTTACGCATGGGATCTGTAAGTACCGGACTTCGGATCAGTTCAATACAACTGTCCACCTTCGGGTGGGCGTCTATTAAGGAGGCAAGACCATGAAAATGGTTATGGCAATCATCAAGCCCTTCAAGCTGGATGATGTGCGCGAAGCGCTTTCCGAGATCGGGGTACAGGGTATTACCGTGACGGAAGTGAAAGGCTTCGGCCGTCAGAAAGGGCATACCGAGTTGTATCGCGGGGCGGAATACGTCGTGGACTTTCTGCCCAAGGTGAAGATCGAGGCTGCAGTCGATGATGGTCTGGTGGACCAGGTCATCGAAGGCATTTCCAAGGCCGCCAATTCCGGCAAGATCGGTGATGGCAAGATCTTCGTTTCTGAAATTGAACAGACAGTTCGTATCCGTACCGGTGAAACCGGCGCAGATGCGCTGTAAGACTAGAGGAGAGGCTTGAAATGGAAAACCAAATTTTCCAATTGCAGTATGCCATCGATACCTTCTACTTCCTGGTCTGTGGTGCGCTGGTTATGTGGATGGCCGCCGGGTTCTCGATGCTCGAGGCCGGTCTGGTGCGTTCCAAGAACACCACGGAAATATTGACCAAGAATGTATCGTTGTTCGCAATTTCATGCACTATGTACATGATTTGCGGTTATGCCATTATGTATGGCGGCGGCTGGTTCCTGTCGGGTATCGCCGGTGGTGAGACACTGGTTGCGGATGCACTGAGTTCCTCTGCCGAGAACGGGTTTGACGGTGGTTCAGTTTATGCCGCGCCGTCGGACTTTTTCTTCCAGGTGGTGTTCGTGGCCACCGCCATGTCGATTGTTTCCGGCGCGGTAGCTGAACGCATGAAGCTGTGGGCGTTTATGCTGTTTGCCGTGGTCATGACAGGTTTCATCTATCCGATGGAAGGTCTGTGGACCTGGGGCGGGGGCGATGTGTTCGGCATGTACAACCTGGGTGATCTCGGCTTCGCCGACTTCGCCGGTTCCGGGATTGTGCACATGGCCGGTGCGGCGGCGGCATTGGCCGGGGTGCTGGTGCTCGGTCCGCGTAAGGGCAAGTACACCGCCGATGGCAAGATCAACGCCATCCCCGGTGCCAACCTGCCGCTGGCCACCCTGGGAACTTTCATCCTGTGGATGGGCTGGTTCGGATTCAATGGCGGTTCCGTGTTGAAGCTGGGTGATATGGCCAGTGCCAATGATGTGGCCATGGTGTTCCTGAACACCAATGCCGCCGCGGCCGGTGGCGTGATCGCCGCGCTGATTGTCGCACGCATGCTGTTCGGCAAGGCCGATCTGACCATGGCGCTCAACGGTGCACTGGCCGGTCTGGT harbors:
- a CDS encoding TorF family putative porin; this translates as MKNVKVLLVGSALAASTVASPMVMAETSVSANVGYTSDYFFRGVYQAESSASAGLDVEFGPGFYAGTWLADVNDGVEYDLYAGYAGEYQGFSYDLGYVTYNYSDDWDDTYSEVAASLGYGPISVAYAVGEWDGFGTPADYTFLSVSAEYKGAYITFGSWGDEFEGDYTELGYSKTVSDVDYSVALINNDKNLDLRSSASDGSVGETALTFSIGYAWDL
- a CDS encoding P-II family nitrogen regulator, with translation MKMVMAIIKPFKLDDVREALSEIGVQGITVTEVKGFGRQKGHTELYRGAEYVVDFLPKVKIEAAVDDGLVDQVIEGISKAANSGKIGDGKIFVSEIEQTVRIRTGETGADAL
- a CDS encoding ammonium transporter, which codes for MENQIFQLQYAIDTFYFLVCGALVMWMAAGFSMLEAGLVRSKNTTEILTKNVSLFAISCTMYMICGYAIMYGGGWFLSGIAGGETLVADALSSSAENGFDGGSVYAAPSDFFFQVVFVATAMSIVSGAVAERMKLWAFMLFAVVMTGFIYPMEGLWTWGGGDVFGMYNLGDLGFADFAGSGIVHMAGAAAALAGVLVLGPRKGKYTADGKINAIPGANLPLATLGTFILWMGWFGFNGGSVLKLGDMASANDVAMVFLNTNAAAAGGVIAALIVARMLFGKADLTMALNGALAGLVAITAGPDTPTPLLATIIGGIGGALVVFSIVTLDKLKIDDPVGAISVHGVVGIWGLLAVPITGSATLSGQIIGALTIFVWVFAVSLIVWLVIKAIMGVRVSEEQEYEGLDLAECGMEAYPEFTGTRGSGR